The genome window GCCTTTGCCCTGAGCTCCGATCATGAGCCATTTGGCATGGTGTTGCTGGAGGCCATGGTCGCCGGCGTGCCGTTGCTCGCCACTGCCTGCGGCGGCGCCCGGGAAGTGGTCGAGGGCGTGGGCATTCTGTTTCCGTTTGGTGATGCCGAACACTTGGGCCAGGGTCTTCAGCACCTGGCGGCGATGGATCGTCAACAGCACCAGCTGTGTGCCGAGATGATGCTGGAACGCCTGCACCAACGGTTTTCCGACCCGGCGGTGCGCGCTACTTTCTGGCAGTTGCCCCCCGTACTTGAATTGACCGCGAGGGCTTGATGCTCAATCGATTCCAAGGCTGGCGCGAGCGCGGCTGGTCCGTCGTTGACGCGCCGACCTACAGCCAAGCCTGGCAGCGTTTTGGTGGCAGTGTTGCCACGCATCCGCAGGTGGTCGAGCGTCTTGCCGGCTTGGCCGACATTCCTGTGCGCTATCTGGCATGGGAGCAGGGCAGTGAGCTCAAGGCTTGCATTGCGACTTGGGGGCGGGACCTGGCGTTGTCCAAGGATGTCCTCAAACGGCATGGCAAGAAAGGCTTGTTCGACCTGGGTAACGCCGAGTTGATCCTGCCCGCCGCCGAGGATGCCCAAGCCGTGCTGCGTCATCGCGCGCGTTACCTGTCGGCGCTGAATGAGGGCCGCTTTGCAGGCCTCAAGCCGCAGGCCGAGCAACTGGCCATGGCACGTACCCCGGAAGAGTTGTCGAAGAAGTTTCGTTATAACCAGCGCCGCGAGTTGCGCCTGTTGGAAGAGGCGGGCGGTGTGGTGCGCCCGGTGCAGGAGTTTTCCAGCGCAGAGCTGGCGGCGATCTACTGCGACCTGTTTCAGCGCCGCTGGGGCTTTCCCGCCACGGGCGCCGAACGCATGGCACAGGTGATTGAGCTGCTGCGTGAATGGCTGATTGGTTCGGTGATCTTCCTCAACGATGCGCCAATTGCCATTCAGTTGGTCTACCGCGTTGAAGCGCCGCAGTGGATCAGTGTCGAGTACATCAATGGCGGCGTTGACCCCGAAACCCGCGCCTTCAGCCCGGGCAGTGTATTGAGCTTCCTCAATACCCAAAGTGCCTGGGAGCAAGCGCGCGAAGTCGGCAAGCCATTGCGGTTTTCGTTTGGCCGTGCGGACCGCGAGTACAAGGACCGTTGGTGCAACCCCGTGCCGGTGTTCACGGTATGAGTGAGCCTACGAGCCGCAAGCAGGCGCTGCTCAAGCGCCACCGCCGCAATAAACGCATCGGGCTGTTGGTCGGTTTGCTGGTGTTGATCGGCGTGGGTGTGCTGGTGGCCTGGTGGCTGCCGCTGCTGTTGGCAGTGCTGGCCTGGGTTGCCCATGAGGCCTGGTTTGCCGACCATCTGTTTTACTCGCCGAAGGATGACTACCAGTATCAATTTGCAGCGGATACCGAGCAGCCCAAGGTGGTGCTGAGCGAGGGCCGGCTGGTACTGGGCGAAACCGTCGAGCTGTCGGGCGATGAAACATTGATCCTCGCGCTGCGGCTCAAGAGCAGTGTGCTGGGCCGCTTTGTCGACCCGTTCATCGCCCTGCCGGACGGTGACCGCCAAGTATTCGAGCGCGGCGTCAATGGCCTGCGTTATCTGAACCTGACCGGCCAGGCGCAAGCGTTGCTCGCTGGGCAATTGCGGCTGAGTGGTCGGTTCTGCCGTGTGCAGGGCACGCCTGTGTTGTCGGTATTCCGCCAGCCAGATGTGCGCCAGCAACGGGTGATGGTGATTGCGCCCCATGCCGATGACGCCGAGCTTGCAGCCTTTGGTCTGTACAGTCAGGCGGCGCAACCCTGGATCGTGACGTTGACGGCCGGCGAGATTGAAGCCGAGCATTATCAGCAAATGGGCCTGGGCAAGCCTGAGGCGGCAAGGCTCAAGGGGCGTTTGCGGGCCTGGGACAGCATCGCCGTGCCGCGTTGGGCGGGTGTGCCGCCGGAAAACTCGGTTCAGCTTGGGTATTTCTGCCTGCAGTTGGCGGCGATGAAGGCCGAGCCGGATCGCGCAGTGGCGTCGCGAGAGGCCGAACTCAGCGATATTCGGGTATTTCGCCAATTCAACCCTTTCCCTTTGCCTGCCGACACCGATGGCCAGCCCACCTGGAACAATCTGTTGGCTGACCTGCGGGCCGTGCTGTTGATGGCGCGCCCTGAAGTTATCGTGTTGCCCCATCCGCTGCTTGACCCGCACCCTGATCATATCTGCGCCCAGCAGGCCGTATTGGAAGCCTTGCAGGGCCTGGAGTGGCAGCCGACCACCTTGCTCGGCTACGCCAACCATCTGCATGACAACGACCGCTGGCCAATGGGTGATTCGGGAAGCGGTGTCACGTTGCCGCCAGTTTTTGATTCCACTCAGACGTTGTGGCCTTATTGCCTGCCGTTATCCAACGACCGTCAATGCGACAAGGCGATGTCGTTGGGCATGATGCATGACCTGCAACCGAGGATGCCGTTCAAGCGGCGGGTGCGGCGGGTCATACAGCGCCTGCTGGCTGGGAGAGCTGTTTCGCCGTGGGGTGAGAATGAGTTTTTCCGCAAGGCCGTCCGGCGGCATGAACTTTTTTGGTTCATCAAGCACAAGTAACGTTAAGCAACGAAGTGGCGTGCAGCACGTCCCAGTAAAAAAAA of Pseudomonas fluorescens contains these proteins:
- a CDS encoding antimicrobial resistance protein Mig-14, which encodes MLNRFQGWRERGWSVVDAPTYSQAWQRFGGSVATHPQVVERLAGLADIPVRYLAWEQGSELKACIATWGRDLALSKDVLKRHGKKGLFDLGNAELILPAAEDAQAVLRHRARYLSALNEGRFAGLKPQAEQLAMARTPEELSKKFRYNQRRELRLLEEAGGVVRPVQEFSSAELAAIYCDLFQRRWGFPATGAERMAQVIELLREWLIGSVIFLNDAPIAIQLVYRVEAPQWISVEYINGGVDPETRAFSPGSVLSFLNTQSAWEQAREVGKPLRFSFGRADREYKDRWCNPVPVFTV
- a CDS encoding PIG-L deacetylase family protein, which produces MSEPTSRKQALLKRHRRNKRIGLLVGLLVLIGVGVLVAWWLPLLLAVLAWVAHEAWFADHLFYSPKDDYQYQFAADTEQPKVVLSEGRLVLGETVELSGDETLILALRLKSSVLGRFVDPFIALPDGDRQVFERGVNGLRYLNLTGQAQALLAGQLRLSGRFCRVQGTPVLSVFRQPDVRQQRVMVIAPHADDAELAAFGLYSQAAQPWIVTLTAGEIEAEHYQQMGLGKPEAARLKGRLRAWDSIAVPRWAGVPPENSVQLGYFCLQLAAMKAEPDRAVASREAELSDIRVFRQFNPFPLPADTDGQPTWNNLLADLRAVLLMARPEVIVLPHPLLDPHPDHICAQQAVLEALQGLEWQPTTLLGYANHLHDNDRWPMGDSGSGVTLPPVFDSTQTLWPYCLPLSNDRQCDKAMSLGMMHDLQPRMPFKRRVRRVIQRLLAGRAVSPWGENEFFRKAVRRHELFWFIKHK